One stretch of Harmonia axyridis chromosome 1, icHarAxyr1.1, whole genome shotgun sequence DNA includes these proteins:
- the LOC123688710 gene encoding homeobox protein 13-like produces MAEEGLEALHNVIKNISIQDEKIWRQTAAKKCLKTEIERIEEQTRRYEIQIATFEKDPLYKKREEVARLLEENMKEHLQTHKLLSLAIIAKKEEVERKTKEIESWDKKYKEVNVDFKEAFDLKKNFYESTNPTYKKLMEIETAQRIAEVELKRLKSVFERRQKSKKLLEQIQEKIFHKTIVNFISAILRKKKYVEITCKTKILEEQKKKMVRNMFEAQEALKKLRVRHTQISSGMFTRKVPILNLQEITKRNEVRNMPDINKLNKDNISQMNNVQLNKSKKQNPQKEDLSKEKIPSTPKKSSTQSSNRLNIISNKLITLPPLKSIFKRQRCRLDTTNSSFGDISFSRSQNSQTDQANKPKPSPKCSQEEKTRPNIVQNIQGTSTENNSNTEISAINIGSLTKPSDCLKNLKFSTKTHKFQTPKKIQSTLSSESNQTNSVQKASILKGKLCKRKLNDSLQDIDLDSSQRKREKNVIFANPIQQQIQINQNSTITNEVNLNQSSLIETSSRVDTNQFLDGNLSMMSSTNNDEFQIEGMQFSFEQSVNSNLGKKAETNSKMTPGKNN; encoded by the exons ATGGCCGAAGAAGGTCTAGAAGCATTGCATAATGTTATAAAGAATATCAGTATTCAAGATGAAAAAATTTGGCGTCAAACTGCCGCTAAAAAAT GTTTGAAGACAGAAATTGAAAGAATAGAAGAGCAAACAAGGCGTTATGAAATTCAAATAGCAACTTTCGAAAAAGATCCACTCTACAAAAAAAGGGAGGAAGTTGCTCGTTTATTGGAGGAAAATATGAAAGA GCATCTACAAACCCATAAATTGCTGTCATTAGCTATTATTGCTAAAAAGGAAGAAGTTGAACGAAAGACAAAAGAGATTGAAAGTTGGGATAAAAAATACAAAGAAGTTAATGTCGATTTCAAGGAAGCCTTCGAccttaaaaaaaacttttatgaaTCCACCAATCCAACATACAAAAAGCTGATGGAAATTGAAACAGCCCAGAGAATTGCTGAGGTTGAATTAAAACGGTTAAAATCTGTTTTTGAACGACGCCAAAAAAGCAAAAAACTACTagaacaaatacaggaaaagaTTTTTCATAAGACTATTGTGAACTTCATCAGCGCAATACttcgaaagaaaaaatatgtgGAAATAACTTGCAAAACAAAGATACTTGAGGAACAGAAAAAGAAGATGGTTAGGAATATGTTCGAAGCGCAAGAAGCAC tcaaaaaacttcGAGTACGTCACACTCAAATATCAAGTGGAATGTTCACAAGAAAG GTTCCAATTCTTAATTTACAAGAAATCACAAAAAGAAATGAAGTACGGAATATGCCAG ACATAAACAAATTGAATAAGGATAATATAAGTCAAATGAATAATGTCCAGctgaataaatcaaaaaaacaaaatccgCAAAAAGAGGATTTGAGTAAAGAAAAGATTCCTTCAACACCAAAAAAAAGCTCTACACAATCTTCCAACCGATTGAATATTATCAGCAATAAACTCATCACTCTGCCACCTTTGAAATCCATTTTCAAAAGACAAAGATGCCGTTTGGATACAACTAACAGTAGTTTCGGTGATATTTCATTCAGCAGATCCCAAAATAGTCAAACCGATCAGGCAAATAAACCAAAACCCTCTCCTAAATGTAGCCAGGAAGAAAAAACACGACCTAATATTGTTCAAAACATACAAGGAACATCTACGGAAAATAACAGTAATACAGAAATATCAGCAATAAACATTGGAAGTCTTACCAAACCATCTGATtgtttgaagaatttgaaatttagTACTAAGACCCACAAATTTCAAACACCTAAAAAGATACAGAGTACACTCTCTTCAGAAAGTAATCAAACAAATTCGGTTCAAAAAGCTTCAATACTCAAGGGTAAACTTTGCAAAAGGAAACTAAATGACAGTCTTCAAGATATCGATTTGGATTCGAGTCAAAGAAAGAGG GAGAAGAATGTTATTTTTGCCAATCCAATACAGCAACAGATACAAATTAATCAGAACTCAACTATAACAAATGAAGTGAACTTAAATCAATCTTCTCTGATTGAAACTTCTTCACGTGTGGATACAAACcagtttttggatggaaatttgTCAATGATGAGCTCTACAAACAATG atgaatttCAAATCGAAGGCATGCAGTTCAGTTTCGAACAGTCTG ttaatTCTAATTTAGGAAAAAAGGCTGAAACTAATAGTAAAATGACCCCTGGTAAGAATAATTGa